Proteins co-encoded in one Sebastes fasciatus isolate fSebFas1 chromosome 11, fSebFas1.pri, whole genome shotgun sequence genomic window:
- the LOC141776485 gene encoding tripartite motif-containing protein 16-like: protein MAQRGVQLDQEAFSCSICLDLLKDPVTTSCGHSYCMNCIKTHWNGEEWKKIYSCPQCRQTFKRKPVLMKNTMLADLVEELKKTGLQAAPADHCYAGPEDVACDVCTGRKRKALKSCLMCLVSYCEKHLQPHYDVAPLKKHKLVEPSKKLQENICSLHHEVMKMFCRTDQQCICYLCSVDEHKGHDTVSAAVERTERQRELEVSRLNILQWIQDREKDVKLLQQEVKAVNCSADKAVEDSEKIFTELIRLMEKRSCDVKQQVRSQQKSEVSRVKELQEKLEQEITELKRRDAELKLLVHTEDHNQFLRNYPSLSPLSESKHSSSINIRPLSYFEDVTAAVSEVRDKLQDILREKWTNVSQTVTEVDVLLSQPEPKTRAGFLKYSREITLDPNTAHTRLLLSEGNRKATLKKQQQSYPTHPDRFTVCGQVLSRESLTGRCYWEGEWRGRGVYVVVAYKSVRRAGSWDECGFGQNDKSWALRCDNNSYIFLYNKVKTPVSGPPSSRIGVYLDHSAGILSFYSVSETMTLLHRVQTTFTEPLYAGLWLLDYDVTAELCKLK from the coding sequence atggcgcagagaggagttcagctggaccaGGAAGCCTTCTCTTGttcaatctgtctggatctactgaaggatccagtgactacttcctgtggacacagctactgcatgaactgtattaaaaccCACTGGAATGGAGAGGAATggaagaagatctacagctgccctcagtgtaggcagaccttcaaaCGGAAGCCtgtcctgatgaaaaacaccatgttagcagatttagtggaggaactgaagaagactggactccaagctgctcctgctgatcactgctatgctggacctgaagatgtggcctgtgatgtctgcactggtAGGAAACGGAAAGCCCTCAAGTCCTGTTTGATGTGTCTggtctcttactgtgagaaacacctccagcctcattatgatgtggctccattaaagaaacacaagctggtggagccctccaagaagcttcaggagaacatctgctctcttcaccacgaggtgatgaagatgttctgtcgtactgatcagcagtgtatctgttatctctgctctgtggatgaacataaaggccacgacaccgtctcagctgcagtagaaaggaccgagaggcagagagagctggaggtgagtcgactcaacatcctgcagtggatccaggacagagagaaagatgtgaagctgctccaacaggaggtgaagGCTGTCAAttgctctgctgataaagcagtggaggacagtgagaagatcttcactgagctgatccgtctcatggagaaaagaagctgtgatgtgaagcagcaggtcagatcccagcagaaaagtgaagtgagtcgagtcaaagagcttcaggagaagctggagcaggagatcactgagctgaagaggagagacgctgagctgaagctgctggtacacacagaggatcacaaccagtttctacgtaactacccctcactgtcaccactcagtgaatctaaacactcatccagcatcaatatccgtcctctgagctactttgaggacgtgacggcggctgtgtcagaagtcagagataaactacaggacattctgagagagaaatggacaaacgtctcacagacagtgactgaagtggatgttttactgtcacaaccagagcccaagaccagagctggattcttaaaatattcacgtgaaatcacactggatccaaacacagcacacacacggctgttattatctgaggggaacagaaaagcaacattaaagaaacaacaacagtctTATCCTACTCatccagacagattcactgtaTGTgggcaggtcctgagtagagagagtctgactggacgttgttactgggagggggagtggagaggaagaggagtttaTGTGGTGGTCGCCTACAAGAGTGTCAGGAGAGCAGGGAGCTGGGATGAATGTGGGTTTGGCcaaaatgacaaatcttgggcgtTAAGATGTGACAACAacagttatatatttttgtacaacaaagtcaaaactcccgtctcaggtcctccgtcctccagaataggagtgtacctggatcacagtgcaggtattctgtccttctacagcgtctctgaaaccatgactctcctccacagagtccagaccacattcactgagcctctctatgctggactttgGCTTTTAGATTATGATgtcactgctgagttgtgtaaactgaaatag
- the LOC141776487 gene encoding tripartite motif-containing protein 16-like produces the protein MAQQENQRDQAKFCCSICLDLLKEPVTIPCGHNYCMNCIKTHWDGEDDNEIYSCPQCRQTFTQRPALVKNTMLADLVEELKKTGLQAAPADHCYAGPEDVACDVCAGRKLKAFKSCLVCLASYCEQHLQPHYDVAQLKKHKLVEPSKKLQENICSRHDEVMKMFCRTDQQCICHLCLMDEHKGHDTVSAAAERTERQRELEVSRLNIQQRIQDREKDVKLLQQEVEAVNRSADKAVEDSEKIFTELIRLMEKRSCDVKQQVRSQQKSEVSRVKELQEKLEQEITELKRRDAELKLLSHTEDHNQFLPSYPSLSPLTESTSSINIRPLSYFEDVTAAVSEVRDKLQDVLREKWTNVSQKVTEVDVLLSRPEPKTRAGFLKYSREITLDPNTAYTQLFLSKGNRKAILMTEQQSYPSHPDRFTDCWQVLSRESLTGRCYWEVKRGGEGVDVVVAYKSIRRAGGWDECGFGWNDKSWALRCDKNSYIFLHNKVQTPVSGPLSSRVGVYLDHRAGILSFYSVSGTMTLLHRVQTTFTEPLYAGIRLPYYYGDTAEFCKQK, from the coding sequence atggcgcagcaagAAAATCAGAGGGATCAAGCAAAATTCTGCtgttcgatctgtctggatctactgaaggagcCGGTGACTATTCCCTGTGGACACaactactgcatgaactgtattaaaacccactgggatggagaggatgacaatgagatctacagctgccctcagtgtaggcagaccttcacacaGAGGCCGGCTCTggtgaaaaacaccatgttagcagatttagtggaggaactgaagaagactggactccaagctgctcctgctgatcactgctatgctggacctgaagatgtggcctgtgatgtctgcgctgggaggaaactgaaagccttcaagtcctgtctggtgtgtctggcctcttactgtgagcaacacctccagcctcattatgatgtggctcaattaaagaaacacaagctggtggagccctccaagaagctccaggagaacatctgctctcgtcacgatgaggtgatgaagatgttctgtcgtactgatcagcagtgtatctgtcaTCTCTGCTtaatggatgaacataaaggccacgacaccgtctcagctgcagcagaaaggaccgagaggcagagagagctggaggtgagtcgactcaacatccagcagaggatccaggacagagagaaagatgtgaagctgctccaacaggaggtggaggctgtcaatcgctctgctgataaagcagtggaggacagtgagaagatcttcaccgagctgatccgtctcatggagaaaagaagctgtgatgtgaagcagcaggtcagatcccagcagaaaagtgaagtgagtcgagtcaaagagcttcaggagaagctggagcaggagatcactgagctgaagaggagagacgctgagctgaagctgctgtcacacacagaggatcacaaccagtttctACCCAgctacccctcactgtcacctcTCACTGAAtctacatccagcatcaatatccgtcctctgagctactttgaggacgtgacggcggctgtgtcagaagtcagagataaactacaggacgttctgagagagaaatggacaaacgtctcacagaaagtgactgaagtggatgttttactgtcacgaccagagcccaagaccagagctggattcttaaagtattcacgagaaatcacactggatccaaacacagcatacaCACAGCTGTTCTTATCtaaggggaacagaaaagcaataTTAATGACAGAACAACAGTCTTATcctagtcacccagacagattcactgattgttggcaggtcctgagtagagagagtctgactggacgttgttactgggaggtgaagAGGGGAGGGGAAGGAGTTGATGTGGTGGTtgcatacaagagtatcaggagagcaggaggCTGGGATGAATGTGGGTTTGGGTggaatgacaaatcttgggcaTTAAGATGTGACAAAAAtagttatatatttttgcaCAACAAAGTCCAAActcccgtctcaggtcctctgtcctccagagtaggagtgtatcTGGATCAccgtgcaggtattctgtccttctacagcgtctctggaACCATGaccctcctccacagagtccagaccacattcactgagcctctctatgctggaatTCGGCTTCCTTATTATTACGGAGACACTGCTGAGTTCTGTAAAcagaaatag